From Actinosynnema mirum DSM 43827, a single genomic window includes:
- a CDS encoding ABC transporter ATP-binding protein gives MTTPTATATSADRSSRSGWSQLAALLRLGPGLRLALPGLLVLDLLSYTTVLVQPQAVKWLLDSVSTGADFTPALLLLAAVSACSTTLVVVSSHQMGKLGQRVVLGARSGMIGALLRARVTTVLRMPVGDVLSRVGSDTTLLQQTLSEALVRGAVAPFVLLATVVLMALTDLTMVLVLLAVVVVGVGVERLVLRGLSRATEAGQARVGDMLSGLQRVLVAFRTVKAFGAEEREADRVVGQAEAAYRQAVRAAGWKAVIDGTGWGLVEIMFLASLGMGAAKISSGEMSVSDLVAFMLYVTTLRTPVAVLTNAASAVTTGLAALARVEEIRTIPAEQDDHHPADPRPPVPADDRTSLGIVLDQVWAGYGDQPVLKGVSLSLPRGLTVLTGPSGIGKTTVLNLVERFLEVQRGRLLLDGVDITALRRDELRGRLAYVEQDAPLLGANIRESVRYGAHRADDAELIAALDSVGLGDWVRSLPDGLETAIGERAVAISGGQRQRLAVARALLRRADVLLLDEATSQLDADNEQTLLRTLVDQSRARTVLLVSHRVSAAAQADLVVLLDENGVRAVGRHADLLRSDALYHRLATTGAASPVEGTPAHGDWHDGEHTDSRSSHGS, from the coding sequence GTGACCACTCCCACCGCCACCGCCACCAGCGCGGACCGGTCGTCCCGGTCCGGCTGGTCGCAGCTCGCCGCCCTGCTGCGCCTCGGTCCAGGGCTGCGGCTCGCCCTGCCCGGCCTGCTGGTGCTGGACCTGCTGTCCTACACCACCGTCCTGGTCCAACCCCAGGCGGTGAAGTGGCTGCTCGACTCGGTGTCGACCGGCGCCGACTTCACCCCCGCGCTGCTGCTGCTCGCTGCGGTGTCCGCGTGCTCCACGACCCTGGTCGTGGTGAGCAGCCACCAGATGGGCAAGCTCGGGCAGCGCGTGGTGCTCGGCGCGCGGTCGGGCATGATCGGTGCGCTGCTGCGGGCCCGCGTCACCACCGTGCTGCGCATGCCGGTCGGCGACGTGCTCTCCAGGGTGGGCAGTGACACCACCCTGCTCCAGCAAACGCTGTCCGAAGCGCTGGTCCGCGGCGCGGTCGCCCCCTTCGTCCTGCTCGCGACCGTCGTGCTGATGGCGCTGACCGACCTGACGATGGTGCTCGTCCTGCTGGCCGTCGTGGTGGTGGGCGTCGGTGTGGAGCGGCTGGTCCTGCGCGGGCTCTCCAGGGCGACCGAGGCCGGCCAGGCACGCGTCGGCGACATGCTCAGTGGGCTGCAGCGGGTCCTCGTCGCCTTCCGCACCGTCAAGGCGTTCGGCGCCGAGGAGCGCGAGGCGGACCGGGTCGTCGGGCAGGCGGAGGCGGCCTACCGGCAGGCGGTGCGGGCGGCGGGCTGGAAAGCGGTCATCGACGGCACCGGCTGGGGTCTCGTCGAGATCATGTTCCTCGCCTCGCTCGGCATGGGCGCCGCGAAGATCTCGTCAGGCGAGATGTCGGTCAGCGACCTCGTCGCGTTCATGCTCTACGTCACCACCCTGCGCACGCCGGTGGCGGTGCTCACGAACGCCGCGAGCGCCGTCACGACGGGCCTGGCCGCGCTGGCGCGGGTGGAGGAGATCCGGACCATCCCCGCCGAGCAGGACGACCACCACCCGGCGGATCCGCGGCCGCCCGTCCCCGCCGACGACCGCACCTCGCTCGGGATCGTGCTCGACCAGGTCTGGGCGGGGTACGGGGACCAGCCGGTGCTCAAAGGCGTCTCGCTGAGCCTCCCGCGCGGGCTGACCGTGCTCACCGGCCCGTCGGGGATCGGCAAGACCACGGTCCTGAACCTGGTCGAGCGGTTCCTGGAGGTCCAGCGGGGACGTCTGCTGCTCGACGGGGTCGACATCACCGCGCTGCGCCGGGACGAGCTCCGAGGCCGCCTGGCCTACGTCGAGCAAGACGCGCCCCTGCTCGGTGCGAACATCCGCGAGTCCGTCCGCTACGGCGCGCACCGCGCGGACGACGCCGAGCTGATCGCCGCCCTGGACTCGGTGGGGCTCGGCGACTGGGTCAGATCCCTGCCCGACGGCCTGGAGACCGCCATCGGGGAACGCGCCGTCGCGATCTCCGGCGGGCAGCGGCAGCGGCTCGCGGTGGCCAGGGCCCTGTTGCGCCGTGCCGACGTGCTCCTGCTCGACGAGGCCACCTCACAGCTCGACGCGGACAACGAGCAGACGCTGCTGCGCACTCTGGTCGACCAGTCCAGGGCCCGCACCGTGCTGCTGGTCAGCCACCGCGTGTCCGCAGCCGCCCAGGCGGACCTGGTGGTCCTGCTCGACGAGAACGGGGTCAGGGCCGTGGGACGACACGCAGATCTGCTGCGCTCGGACGCGCTCTACCACCGGCTGGCGACGACGGGCGCGGCATCACCGGTGGAGGGGACACCCGCGCACGGGGACTGGCACGACGGCGAACACACCGATTCGAGGAGTTCTCATGGCAGTTGA
- a CDS encoding aspartyl/asparaginyl beta-hydroxylase domain-containing protein gives MLADGDEAAARACAELAVAQGVWRHPDQRPTHYVPSLPPIPVYDPARYWFTDYLRESYPRIRAELDSVTDPAVRGFLPVEESLLGEGRWDQVTFYDTGQRFDDACARFPVTAGVIEGIPEASSGGPGVVTLSWLHPGTHILPHCGGSNARQRVHLGLVVPEGPRMRVGDQVLRWKEGDCLVFDDSFEHEVWHEGSEPRVVLLMDVSHADLDDSVRDWILSARSAFNERIRAYMEERGIARAEMVDGVLQLVADGGATSLFTRHLREVDASAVELRDGKVSYE, from the coding sequence TTGCTCGCGGATGGCGACGAGGCCGCCGCGCGGGCCTGCGCGGAGCTTGCCGTCGCCCAAGGCGTCTGGCGCCACCCGGACCAGCGCCCGACCCACTACGTGCCTTCGCTGCCACCGATCCCGGTGTACGACCCGGCGCGCTACTGGTTCACCGACTACCTGCGCGAGAGCTACCCCCGCATCCGCGCCGAGCTGGACTCGGTCACCGACCCGGCCGTGCGCGGCTTCCTGCCGGTGGAGGAGTCGCTGCTCGGCGAAGGCCGGTGGGACCAGGTGACCTTCTACGACACGGGGCAGCGCTTCGACGACGCCTGCGCCCGGTTCCCGGTCACCGCCGGCGTGATCGAGGGCATCCCCGAAGCCAGCAGCGGCGGGCCGGGGGTGGTCACGCTCTCCTGGCTTCACCCCGGAACGCACATCCTCCCGCACTGCGGCGGTTCCAACGCCCGGCAGCGGGTCCACCTCGGGCTCGTCGTCCCGGAAGGGCCCCGGATGCGGGTCGGCGACCAGGTCCTGCGCTGGAAGGAGGGCGACTGCCTGGTCTTCGACGACTCCTTCGAGCACGAGGTGTGGCACGAGGGCAGCGAGCCCAGGGTCGTGCTGCTCATGGACGTCTCGCACGCCGACCTGGACGACAGCGTCCGGGACTGGATCCTCTCCGCCCGATCCGCGTTCAACGAGCGCATCCGCGCGTACATGGAGGAACGCGGCATCGCCCGCGCCGAGATGGTCGACGGCGTGCTCCAGCTCGTCGCGGACGGCGGCGCCACCAGCCTCTTCACCCGGCACCTGCGCGAGGTCGACGCGTCGGCGGTTGAGCTCAGGGACGGGAAGGTCAGCTACGAGTGA
- the rfaE2 gene encoding D-glycero-beta-D-manno-heptose 1-phosphate adenylyltransferase codes for MSGDLLGLLSGIRGLRVLVVGDAIVDRYLTGTPIGLSREAPVPVLDLTGDHDQCGGAANVAANLRALGADPTLLAVVGADPAGRRLHAAMAAAGVGADHLVVDESRSTVVKRRVLAREQMLLRLDEGSRERIASATAAELARRLADQLRRCDVVIACDYGYGTFTGPVVATLAHSAGRPLFVVDSRAPGRFRSLRPDVVKPNYAEAAALLGEPSLDTSGDRVGQVVEHRARLLERTGAGLVAVTLDRDGAVVLQAGRPSLRTCATVREAETTVGAGDTFTAAFALALASGAEPASSAEFASAAAGTVVRKPGTAICDPAELRRRLGGTGKILPGDELPSWLTDVAGRGCQVVFTNGCFDILHDGHVSLLSRAKGLGELLVVGVNADESVRRLKGPSRPVVPLGERMRVLAALGCVDVVVPFHADSPVELIERLRPDVYAKGDDYTLQDLPEASLVERLGGRVELLRTVDGRSTTKIIRDIHALSGERR; via the coding sequence ATGAGCGGCGATCTGCTCGGCCTGCTGTCCGGGATCAGGGGGCTGCGGGTGCTGGTCGTCGGCGACGCGATCGTGGACAGGTACCTCACGGGCACCCCGATCGGGCTGTCCAGGGAGGCCCCGGTCCCCGTGCTCGACCTGACCGGCGATCACGACCAGTGCGGCGGCGCGGCGAACGTGGCGGCCAACCTCCGCGCGCTCGGCGCCGATCCGACCCTGCTCGCGGTGGTCGGCGCCGATCCCGCCGGGCGGCGGTTGCACGCGGCCATGGCCGCCGCCGGGGTCGGCGCCGATCACCTGGTGGTCGACGAGAGTCGGTCGACGGTGGTCAAGCGCCGAGTGCTGGCCCGCGAGCAGATGCTGCTGCGGCTGGACGAGGGCAGCAGGGAGCGGATCGCCTCGGCCACGGCCGCCGAGCTGGCTCGGCGGTTGGCCGACCAGCTCCGCCGGTGCGACGTGGTGATCGCCTGCGACTACGGCTACGGCACGTTCACCGGCCCCGTCGTCGCGACGCTGGCCCACTCCGCCGGGCGCCCGCTGTTCGTCGTGGACTCCAGGGCTCCCGGCCGCTTCCGGTCGCTTCGCCCGGACGTGGTCAAGCCGAACTACGCCGAGGCCGCCGCGCTCCTTGGCGAGCCCTCGCTGGACACCTCCGGCGACCGGGTGGGCCAGGTCGTGGAGCACCGAGCCCGCCTGCTGGAGCGCACCGGTGCCGGACTCGTCGCGGTCACCCTGGACCGGGACGGCGCCGTGGTGCTGCAAGCGGGCAGGCCGAGCCTGCGGACCTGCGCGACCGTTCGCGAAGCCGAGACGACCGTCGGCGCGGGGGACACCTTCACCGCCGCGTTCGCGCTGGCGCTGGCCTCGGGAGCCGAACCCGCCTCCTCCGCCGAGTTCGCCTCCGCGGCCGCGGGAACCGTGGTGCGCAAACCGGGAACGGCGATCTGCGACCCGGCGGAGCTGCGGCGGAGGCTGGGTGGCACCGGCAAGATCCTGCCGGGCGACGAGCTGCCCTCGTGGCTGACCGACGTCGCGGGCCGCGGCTGTCAGGTCGTGTTCACCAACGGCTGCTTCGACATCCTGCACGACGGCCACGTCTCCCTGCTCAGCCGCGCGAAGGGCCTCGGCGAGCTGCTCGTCGTGGGGGTGAACGCCGACGAGAGCGTCCGCAGGCTCAAGGGCCCGTCCCGGCCGGTGGTCCCACTGGGCGAGCGGATGCGGGTCCTGGCCGCGCTGGGGTGCGTCGACGTCGTGGTCCCGTTCCACGCCGACAGCCCCGTGGAGCTGATCGAGCGGCTGCGACCGGACGTCTACGCCAAGGGCGACGACTACACCCTCCAGGACCTGCCGGAGGCCTCGCTCGTCGAGCGGCTCGGCGGTCGCGTCGAGCTGCTGCGCACGGTCGACGGCCGATCCACCACCAAGATCATTCGAGACATCCACGCGCTGTCGGGCGAGAGGCGATGA
- a CDS encoding carbamoyltransferase C-terminal domain-containing protein: MNSGPPDSVRTILAVNFNHDGAAVLLHEGAVAGFVTTERLSRLKKHPGLREVDLVELLDQAGLSLSDVDHVLLCNLHNMDSPDVALLHGSDLKETWFEFWVDQRNARVGIGGRLIPCTVNPEHHLLHAAASFYTSPFDTAVSVAIDPVGCRAYLGRDNRLRPVRADFDSWFIANVGYTYAAEAMFGSSLVGAGKVMGLAPYGATGEPDGVDLTGITRFEELVALADRDPVPIEVGGRKLNARLAHYVQRGLDIQLVELFAQLGPIAARAGIAPNLCLSGGTSLNVIGTEPAFAASEFERIHFHPACGDDGTALGAALWYWHHVLGHPRRTHSNAELMYSVREYPEHVVRRALDEHRDRLSVEVVDDRAARAAELIAGGAVVGWFDGASEIGPRALGHRSILADPRSPTMRDRLNSEIKLREHFRPFAPSVRGERAAEWFGLSDSPFMLRAAPVLKPGVPAVTHVDGTARLQTVRREDNPAYYDLLRAFEDRTGVPMVLNTSLNTKGEPIVETPRDAVRTFLDARLDHLVLPNAVVSHRGAP; the protein is encoded by the coding sequence GTGAACAGCGGCCCCCCCGACTCGGTCCGCACCATCCTGGCGGTCAACTTCAACCACGACGGCGCGGCCGTCCTGCTCCACGAGGGTGCGGTGGCGGGCTTCGTCACCACGGAGCGGCTCTCCAGGCTCAAGAAGCACCCTGGCCTGCGGGAGGTCGACCTGGTCGAACTGCTCGACCAGGCGGGGCTCTCGCTGTCCGACGTGGACCACGTGCTGCTGTGCAACCTGCACAACATGGACTCGCCGGACGTGGCGCTGCTGCACGGGTCCGACCTCAAGGAGACCTGGTTCGAGTTCTGGGTGGACCAGCGCAACGCGCGGGTCGGCATCGGCGGCAGGCTGATCCCGTGCACGGTCAACCCGGAGCACCACCTGCTGCACGCCGCCGCGAGCTTCTACACCTCGCCGTTCGACACCGCGGTGTCGGTGGCCATCGACCCCGTCGGCTGCCGCGCCTACCTGGGGCGGGACAACCGGCTTCGGCCGGTGCGCGCCGACTTCGACAGCTGGTTCATCGCCAACGTCGGCTACACCTACGCGGCCGAGGCGATGTTCGGCTCCAGCCTCGTCGGCGCGGGAAAGGTCATGGGGCTGGCGCCGTACGGCGCGACCGGTGAACCGGATGGGGTCGACCTCACCGGGATCACCCGGTTCGAGGAGCTGGTCGCCCTGGCGGACCGCGACCCCGTGCCGATCGAGGTCGGTGGCCGGAAGCTCAACGCACGCCTGGCGCACTACGTCCAGCGCGGCCTGGACATCCAGCTGGTGGAGCTGTTCGCGCAGCTTGGCCCGATCGCCGCGCGGGCAGGCATCGCGCCGAACCTGTGCCTGTCCGGCGGCACCTCGCTGAACGTGATCGGCACGGAGCCCGCGTTCGCCGCCTCGGAGTTCGAGCGGATCCACTTTCACCCCGCCTGCGGCGACGACGGGACCGCGCTCGGCGCCGCCCTCTGGTACTGGCACCACGTCCTCGGCCACCCGAGGCGGACGCACTCGAACGCCGAGCTGATGTACTCGGTCCGGGAGTACCCGGAGCACGTCGTGCGCCGCGCGCTGGACGAGCACCGCGACCGGCTGTCGGTGGAGGTCGTCGACGACCGCGCGGCCCGCGCGGCGGAGCTGATCGCCGGTGGCGCGGTCGTCGGCTGGTTCGACGGCGCATCGGAGATCGGGCCCCGCGCCCTCGGGCACCGCAGCATCCTGGCCGACCCGCGCAGCCCCACCATGCGGGACCGGCTCAACTCGGAGATCAAGCTGCGGGAGCACTTCCGCCCGTTCGCGCCGTCGGTGCGCGGCGAGCGCGCCGCCGAGTGGTTCGGCCTGTCCGACAGCCCGTTCATGCTCCGCGCCGCCCCGGTGCTCAAACCAGGCGTGCCCGCGGTGACGCACGTGGACGGGACCGCGCGCCTGCAGACGGTGCGTCGGGAGGACAACCCCGCCTACTACGACCTGCTCCGCGCCTTCGAGGACCGCACCGGGGTGCCCATGGTGCTGAACACGAGTCTGAACACCAAGGGCGAGCCGATCGTCGAGACCCCGCGCGACGCCGTGCGGACCTTCCTGGACGCGCGCCTGGACCACCTCGTCCTGCCGAACGCGGTCGTCAGCCACCGGGGCGCCCCGTGA
- a CDS encoding glycosyltransferase family 9 protein produces MTLVSEVHVFARLVAPGLGDLVQRNIGLALLRRAYPEARITVVTGRGVATRFAEFFERHSHAAAVLPCPDPGEADADDRARFLDDLAGLGAQVCFVDPDSRGLGAKEARRAGIPVRYGLPGPDVGEGDLTHPLRLPSPLFGGADLFDHATALAKALGLPGRLRAHEVVPAFPRSATPPRALVAGSPGVAFHPGGAPQWNRRWPLDKYAELCLLVARRTGATCYLLGGQAERPDLLRLAAAVTASQPRARVEVVAGGSLDEAANLLAEVDLLVGNDSSLAHVAAAVGTPTVVVYGPTGTEFLWARVYQGHTGVSLRYPCQSVTNPADDLSGRTCAHHCSTPYTSPDGTYPKCLSDLTVERVWDVVARRLGEPRERRIEVLP; encoded by the coding sequence ATGACGCTCGTGTCCGAGGTGCACGTGTTCGCGCGGCTCGTCGCGCCGGGCCTTGGCGATCTCGTCCAGCGCAACATCGGGCTGGCCCTGCTGCGCCGGGCCTACCCGGAGGCGCGCATCACCGTGGTGACGGGACGCGGTGTGGCGACCCGGTTCGCGGAGTTCTTCGAGCGGCACAGTCACGCCGCGGCCGTACTGCCCTGCCCCGATCCGGGGGAGGCGGACGCGGATGACCGGGCGCGCTTCCTCGACGACCTCGCCGGGCTGGGAGCCCAGGTGTGTTTCGTCGACCCGGACAGCAGGGGGCTGGGCGCGAAGGAGGCCAGGCGGGCCGGGATCCCGGTCCGCTACGGCCTGCCCGGGCCCGACGTGGGGGAGGGCGACCTCACACACCCGCTCCGGTTGCCCTCTCCGCTGTTCGGCGGGGCCGACCTGTTCGACCACGCCACGGCGCTCGCGAAGGCGCTCGGCCTGCCGGGGAGGCTCCGCGCGCACGAGGTGGTGCCCGCGTTCCCGCGCAGCGCCACACCGCCGCGGGCACTCGTCGCGGGCTCGCCGGGGGTCGCCTTCCACCCCGGCGGCGCACCCCAGTGGAACCGGCGCTGGCCGCTCGACAAGTACGCCGAGCTGTGCCTGCTCGTGGCCCGGCGCACCGGGGCCACCTGCTACCTGCTCGGCGGACAGGCGGAGCGCCCCGACCTGCTCCGCCTGGCCGCGGCGGTCACGGCGTCGCAGCCGAGGGCGCGGGTCGAGGTGGTCGCGGGTGGCAGCCTCGACGAGGCGGCGAACCTGCTGGCCGAGGTGGACCTGCTGGTCGGGAACGACTCGTCGCTGGCACACGTGGCCGCCGCCGTGGGCACCCCGACCGTGGTCGTCTACGGCCCCACCGGAACCGAGTTCCTCTGGGCGCGGGTGTACCAGGGGCACACCGGGGTCTCCCTGCGCTACCCCTGCCAGTCGGTCACCAACCCGGCGGACGACCTCTCCGGCCGGACCTGCGCCCACCACTGCTCCACCCCCTACACGTCACCGGACGGGACCTATCCGAAGTGCCTGAGCGACCTCACCGTCGAGCGGGTCTGGGACGTGGTGGCCCGGCGGCTCGGCGAGCCCCGAGAACGCAGAATCGAGGTCCTACCGTGA
- a CDS encoding TauD/TfdA family dioxygenase, with amino-acid sequence MSADPGDWARPIGPPEGATLPLRVVATEPGVDLARWAGDQADRVRSWLDLHGAVLLRGFGVDLDGFPAVVQAFVGAPSPYVQRSSPRTEIGNRIYTATDHPADQTILMHSENSYQRDFPGRLVFCCLRPPATGGATPVADTRRVLARIAPDLVARFAEHGVRYVRNYGTGLGMSWQEAFQTGKRAHVEQYCREQDVDFEWTGPDRLRTSQVRPALAAHPRTGEPVWFNHSVFFHPGSLPEQVRAQVGRRLTDDDLPATTCFGDGSPIPEDALRRLRAAYEAERVSVPWEPGDVLVVDNLLAAHGREPYTGERRVVVGMGDPLTWDAVRWNAPVPP; translated from the coding sequence GTGTCGGCCGACCCCGGCGACTGGGCGCGCCCGATCGGGCCGCCGGAGGGCGCCACCCTCCCGCTGCGCGTGGTCGCCACCGAACCGGGGGTGGACCTCGCCCGCTGGGCCGGTGACCAGGCGGACCGCGTGCGGTCCTGGCTCGACCTGCACGGCGCGGTGCTGCTCCGGGGCTTCGGCGTCGACCTCGACGGCTTCCCGGCGGTCGTCCAGGCGTTCGTCGGCGCGCCGAGCCCGTACGTGCAGCGCTCCTCACCGCGCACCGAGATCGGCAACCGGATCTACACCGCCACCGACCACCCCGCTGACCAGACCATCCTGATGCACTCCGAGAACTCCTATCAGCGGGACTTCCCCGGACGGCTGGTGTTCTGCTGCCTGCGTCCACCGGCGACAGGCGGCGCGACGCCGGTGGCGGACACCCGTCGGGTGCTCGCCAGGATCGCCCCCGACCTGGTGGCCCGGTTCGCCGAGCACGGCGTGCGCTACGTGCGCAACTACGGCACCGGTCTGGGCATGTCCTGGCAGGAGGCGTTCCAGACCGGGAAGCGCGCCCACGTCGAGCAGTACTGCCGGGAGCAGGACGTCGACTTCGAGTGGACCGGTCCGGACCGGCTGCGCACCAGCCAGGTCCGGCCCGCGCTCGCGGCGCACCCCCGCACCGGCGAGCCGGTGTGGTTCAACCACTCCGTTTTCTTCCACCCCGGCAGCCTGCCCGAGCAGGTGCGCGCCCAGGTCGGCAGGCGGCTCACCGACGACGACCTGCCTGCCACCACCTGCTTCGGGGACGGCTCGCCCATCCCCGAGGACGCGCTGAGGCGCCTGCGGGCGGCCTACGAGGCCGAGCGGGTCTCGGTGCCCTGGGAGCCCGGCGACGTCCTGGTGGTGGACAACCTGCTGGCCGCGCACGGCCGGGAGCCCTACACGGGCGAGCGCCGGGTCGTGGTCGGCATGGGCGACCCGCTCACCTGGGACGCGGTGCGGTGGAACGCACCGGTGCCCCCGTGA
- a CDS encoding AMP-binding protein yields MSMADRGLSLLPAEQRELLRGMNGLTGEVPPGTVVDAVVALAAERGSAPAARESARELARADLLAAADRLAAALLERNVTAGQRVALCVEPGVDQLVGVLGVLRAGAVVLPVDPAAGHVLRWRAVERADVAVLVSQRSLLDQLRWPERFDVLAVDDLPQARTRATCSGRNDGHDVAFAIGEAGTALRHRDLLNLAADLADRFGLGQDDRLAAFTPVTSGRGAQETALGLLTGMTLVFGDAAELLRPAIWPALLERERVTVWHGTPSHLDLLVTEIEDRGERLPERLRLVLVSGERLPSDLVQRLRDLADSEITVVNLSSAQPDGPWVACHPIVGAAPVTPTAPIGRPLRNQRVHVLAENGGDCPVWVTGQVHYGGLVAEHLDGRDDSGATHQETGEMLLRAAQYGRVLPDGVVEVVGDASAQLVVHGRRLHVHDTEVALSAMPEVRAAAVVTVADGSESLGFVRLRAEASAADLLDRLRRKVSPYLLPARIEVLDRFPLTADGRVDRPALAATRAPAATRPARSGTAPAGGTGAELLAAATAIACRVLGVDEIEPDANLLELGATSVELVRLATLAEDELGIEVEVEELLGFPSISVLIGPHLSRIAEPAQPEQVPERPRDETEDLLVGVGRRQAFKDERTGVRHEHDRTAGIGLGGSGDPRALARRSERRFSPAPVVFADLALLLGALRSTDLGGERKFWYPSAGDAYPLGAYLEVAPHRVQGLDAGIYYVHPDRAELVPVTEGGRVPATAHADLNRAALDESAFVIHLVSRMNAITPLYGDLAWDFSVFEAGAMTQLLMSVAAETGLGLCPVGTLDTSELPEPLRLRPHDRFVHALLGGIPARRPDGDRSGQGVGTWL; encoded by the coding sequence ATGAGCATGGCTGATCGCGGGTTGTCGCTGCTCCCCGCCGAGCAGCGGGAGCTGCTGCGCGGCATGAACGGGCTGACCGGCGAGGTCCCGCCGGGAACGGTCGTGGACGCCGTGGTCGCCTTGGCGGCCGAGCGCGGCTCGGCCCCCGCCGCGCGGGAATCGGCGCGGGAGTTGGCCCGCGCCGACCTGCTCGCGGCGGCCGACCGCCTGGCCGCCGCCCTGCTGGAGCGGAACGTGACGGCCGGTCAGCGGGTGGCCCTGTGCGTGGAACCGGGCGTCGACCAGCTCGTCGGGGTGCTCGGCGTCCTCCGTGCTGGCGCGGTGGTGCTGCCCGTCGACCCTGCGGCCGGGCACGTCCTCCGCTGGCGGGCGGTCGAGCGGGCCGACGTGGCCGTCCTGGTCTCCCAGCGCTCACTGCTCGACCAGCTGCGCTGGCCGGAGCGCTTCGACGTGCTCGCGGTCGACGACCTGCCGCAGGCGCGGACGCGGGCGACCTGCTCTGGGCGGAACGACGGCCACGACGTCGCGTTCGCCATCGGCGAGGCCGGAACCGCCCTGCGGCACCGGGACCTGCTCAACCTGGCCGCCGACCTGGCGGACCGGTTCGGCCTCGGCCAGGACGACCGCCTGGCGGCGTTCACCCCGGTGACCTCAGGGCGGGGCGCCCAGGAGACCGCGCTCGGCCTGCTGACCGGGATGACGCTGGTCTTCGGCGACGCCGCCGAGCTGCTGCGGCCCGCCATCTGGCCCGCTCTCCTGGAGCGGGAGCGGGTCACCGTGTGGCACGGCACGCCCTCCCACCTCGACCTGCTGGTCACCGAGATCGAGGACCGCGGCGAGCGCCTGCCCGAACGGCTGCGGCTCGTCCTGGTCAGCGGCGAGCGGCTCCCCTCGGACCTCGTCCAGCGGCTCCGCGACCTCGCGGACTCGGAGATCACCGTCGTGAACCTGTCCTCCGCCCAGCCCGACGGTCCCTGGGTCGCCTGCCACCCGATCGTCGGCGCGGCTCCGGTGACGCCGACGGCGCCGATCGGCAGGCCGCTGCGCAACCAGCGCGTCCACGTGCTCGCCGAGAACGGCGGCGACTGCCCCGTGTGGGTCACCGGGCAGGTGCACTACGGCGGACTGGTGGCCGAGCACCTCGACGGCCGGGACGACTCCGGCGCCACCCACCAGGAGACCGGCGAGATGCTGCTGCGCGCCGCCCAGTACGGGCGGGTGCTCCCGGACGGCGTCGTGGAGGTCGTGGGGGACGCCTCGGCGCAGCTGGTCGTCCACGGTCGGCGGTTGCACGTGCACGACACCGAGGTCGCCCTGTCCGCGATGCCCGAGGTGCGCGCGGCCGCGGTGGTGACGGTCGCGGACGGCTCCGAGTCCCTGGGCTTCGTGCGCCTGCGGGCGGAGGCCAGCGCGGCTGACCTGCTCGACCGGCTGCGCCGCAAGGTCTCGCCCTACCTGCTCCCCGCCCGGATCGAGGTCTTGGACCGGTTCCCGCTCACCGCGGACGGACGCGTGGACCGACCTGCGCTGGCCGCGACGCGCGCCCCGGCCGCGACCCGACCCGCGCGGTCCGGGACCGCGCCCGCGGGGGGAACCGGCGCGGAGCTGCTCGCCGCCGCCACCGCCATCGCGTGCCGCGTGCTCGGCGTGGACGAGATCGAGCCGGACGCGAACCTCCTCGAACTCGGCGCCACCTCGGTCGAGCTGGTGCGGCTGGCCACGCTCGCCGAGGACGAGCTGGGCATCGAGGTGGAGGTGGAGGAGCTGCTGGGCTTCCCCTCGATCTCGGTGCTGATCGGCCCGCACCTGTCCAGGATCGCCGAGCCGGCGCAACCGGAGCAGGTGCCCGAGCGCCCCCGTGACGAGACCGAGGACCTGCTCGTCGGGGTGGGGAGGAGGCAGGCATTCAAGGACGAGCGCACGGGCGTGCGGCACGAGCACGACCGGACGGCGGGCATCGGCCTCGGGGGGAGCGGCGACCCCAGGGCGCTCGCCCGCCGCAGCGAACGGCGCTTCTCACCCGCGCCGGTGGTCTTCGCCGACCTCGCGCTGCTGCTCGGCGCCCTGCGGTCGACCGACCTCGGCGGCGAGCGCAAGTTCTGGTACCCGTCCGCAGGCGACGCCTACCCCCTGGGCGCCTACCTGGAAGTCGCGCCGCATCGCGTGCAAGGGCTCGACGCGGGCATCTACTACGTGCACCCGGACCGGGCTGAGCTCGTGCCGGTCACCGAGGGTGGTCGGGTCCCCGCGACCGCCCACGCCGATCTCAACCGCGCCGCGCTGGACGAGTCGGCCTTCGTGATCCACCTCGTCAGCAGGATGAACGCGATCACCCCGCTCTACGGCGACCTGGCATGGGACTTCTCGGTGTTCGAGGCGGGGGCGATGACCCAGCTGCTGATGTCGGTCGCCGCGGAGACCGGCCTCGGGCTCTGCCCTGTTGGCACGCTGGACACCAGCGAGCTGCCCGAGCCGCTGCGGCTGCGGCCCCACGACCGGTTCGTGCACGCTCTGCTCGGCGGCATCCCGGCTCGGCGACCCGACGGCGACCGCTCCGGCCAGGGCGTCGGGACGTGGCTGTGA